Below is a window of Cytobacillus firmus DNA.
CTCTTTTTTCAAGAACTTATTTGATGTTCCCTACATCTGGGCTGCAGCGAGATTTATCGGCGCTGTTTTTGCTGTTATCACCCTATTTCAAATAGGGCCAGAACAGGTCTGGTCTGAAAACACAGGAGGTCTGCTCTTAAATGACCTTCTGCCAATCCTTTTCTCAGTCTTTTTATTTGCAGGGCTTTTCCTGCCTTTGCTATTGAATTTCGGATTGCTTGAATTCTTTGGATCGCTTTTAACAAAAATCATGCGTCCGGTATTCAGGCTGCCTGGAAGGTCTTCAATTGACTGTGTAGCTTCCTGGCTTGGCGATGGCACGATTGGTGTTCTTTTGACCAGCAAGCAGTATGAAGAAGGCTATTATACGAAAAGGGAAGCCGCCATTATCGGAACGACCTTTTCTGTCGTATCCATTACCTTCAGCCTTGTGGTGATTTCGCAGGTGAATCTAGGCCATATGTTTGTGCCTTTTTATCTGACCATTACAGCGGCAGGATTCATCTGCGCCATCATCAGTCCGAGAATCTGGCCTCTGGCCAAAAAGCCTGATACGTATTATAACGGACAGGAAGCGGAGCTTGATGAGAGCATTCCTGAAGGACACACTCCATTCAGCTGGGGGCTTAAGCAGGCATTAGATAAAGCACGCACTAATCAAAGCCTGAAAGCCTTCTTCCAGGATGGCGCCAAGAACATTCTGGATATGTGGATGGGTGTTGCCCCAATTGTCATGGCTTTGGGAACCTTGGCTCTGATCGTTGCCGAATACACGCCGGTTTTCACGTATCTGGGAATGCCGTTCATTCCATTGCTTGAATTGATGCAGGTGCCCGAAGCAAGAGCAGCTTCTGAAACACTTGTAGTCGGTTTTGCCGATATGTTCCTGCCTTCCGTGATCGGGGCAAGCATTGAAAGCGAGATGACCCGCTTTATTGTCGCCGCAGTATCTGTTACCCAGCTGATTTATATGTCAGAGGTTGGCGGACTTCTGCTGGGCTCCAAGATACCTGTAACCTTCTGGGATCTTGTTATTATCTTTATACAGCGAACACTGATTACATTGCCAGTGATTGTGCTGGCTGCGCATCTTCTTTTTTAACATACGAAAAGAGGTATCCTTATGCGGGATACCTCTTTTGTATTGTTAAAAGCATTGAAAGGAACGAATTCTCCTCAAGTCTGTTCCGTAATACGTCCAGCGCCAGTTTCTCCAGCGCCAGCCGGCAACAGAGGTCCTGCCGACAAAGGTCGGGTAGAACCAGAAGCTGTTTCCGTTTTGCAGCCATACATAGGTATTGCGGAATAAGCAGCCTCTAATGGCACCAGGATCAACAGCGAACGTGCTGACCTGCTGCATTTGAGGGGTGAAGTTTGGCGGCGGAGCCGATGGCGGTCCCTCCTGTCCTCCAGGGCCTCCTCCACCACCCGGAGGTCCAAATCCGCCGCCCGGTCCACCCGGTGGCGGT
It encodes the following:
- a CDS encoding YjiH family protein; translation: MVPIKYQGDITIPIAIFSGWIQNLLTDYLPEIMTFIIVITFLGTLLAKLAKPAFIENSSFFKNLFDVPYIWAAARFIGAVFAVITLFQIGPEQVWSENTGGLLLNDLLPILFSVFLFAGLFLPLLLNFGLLEFFGSLLTKIMRPVFRLPGRSSIDCVASWLGDGTIGVLLTSKQYEEGYYTKREAAIIGTTFSVVSITFSLVVISQVNLGHMFVPFYLTITAAGFICAIISPRIWPLAKKPDTYYNGQEAELDESIPEGHTPFSWGLKQALDKARTNQSLKAFFQDGAKNILDMWMGVAPIVMALGTLALIVAEYTPVFTYLGMPFIPLLELMQVPEARAASETLVVGFADMFLPSVIGASIESEMTRFIVAAVSVTQLIYMSEVGGLLLGSKIPVTFWDLVIIFIQRTLITLPVIVLAAHLLF